A DNA window from Brassica napus cultivar Da-Ae chromosome A4, Da-Ae, whole genome shotgun sequence contains the following coding sequences:
- the LOC106391137 gene encoding mitochondrial fission 1 protein A-like, producing the protein MDSKMGNFFDSIGSFFSGGDKIPWCDRDVILECEKEVKTATDGDSEDQKKESIMRLSWALVHSRQAEDIQRGIAMLEASLASSSPPLQDREKIYLLAVGYYRTGDYSRSRQLVERCLEVQPDWRQALALKKTIEDKIAKDGVIGIGITATAVGLIAGGIAAALARKK; encoded by the exons ATGGATTCTAAAATGGGAAATTTCTTCGACTCCATCGGTTCCTTCTTCAGCGGCGGCGATAAGATCCCTTGGTGCGACCGTGACGTCATCCTT GAATGTGAGAAAGAAGTTAAGACAGCAACGGACGGTGACTCGGAAGACCAAAAGAAAGAGAGCATTATGCGATTGTCTTGGGCTCTTGTCCATTCCCGACAAGCCGAAGATATCCAGCGTGGAATCGCCATGCTCGAAG CTTCTCTAGCAAGTAGTAGCCCTCCTTTGCAGGACCGGGAGAAGATTTATCTTCTCGCTGTTGGTTATTATCGTACTGGAGACTACTCTAGAAGCAGGCAGCTCGTGGAACGCTGTCTCGAG GTTCAACCTGATTGGAGGCAAGCTTTAGCCTTAAAGAAAACCATTGAAGACAAAATTGCAAAAG ATGGTGTTATTGGGATAGGCATCACGGCTACGGCCGTTGGCCTCATAGCCGGTGGAATCGCTGCTGCTTTGGCTCGCAAAAAGTGA